A genomic window from Bubalus bubalis isolate 160015118507 breed Murrah chromosome 11, NDDB_SH_1, whole genome shotgun sequence includes:
- the LOC112587791 gene encoding peroxisomal succinyl-coenzyme A thioesterase, which produces MVATVTLEPAGRCRWDEPVRITVCGLAPGQPVTLRASLRDEKGALFRAHARYCADAAGLLDLERAPALGGSFAGLEPMGLFWALEPEKPFWRFLKRDVQTPFAVELEVLDGHEPETQRLLGREVHQRDFLAPGVRREPVRAGRVRATLFLPPGSGPFPGIIDIYGIGGGLLEYRASLLAGHGFAILALAYYSFEDLPKKFDTIDLDYFEEALCYMLQHTQIKGPGIGLLGISLGADICLSMASFLKNVSATVSINGSGFNGNKTMYYKENCIPPLGHDLRRVKVAFSGLVDIVDIRNDIVGGCENPCMIPIEKAQGPILFIVGQDDHNWRSEFCAQIASERLQAHGKEKPQIISYPGTGHYIEPPYFPMCPASLHKLLDKPVMWGGEPRAHSTAQVDAWKQILTFFTKHLGPSPKL; this is translated from the exons ATGGTGGCGACAGTGACGCTGGAGCCCGCGGGCCGCTGCCGCTGGGACGAGCCCGTGCGCATCACTGTGTGCGGCCTGGCGCCGGGGCAGCCGGTCACGCTGCGCGCGTCCCTGCGCGACGAGAAGGGCGCGCTCTTCAGGGCCCACGCGCGCTACTGCGCCGACGCCGCCGGCCTGCTGGACCTGGAGCGCGCGCCCGCGCTGGGCGGCAGCTTCGCGGGGCTCGAGCCCATGGGGCTCTTTTGGGCTCTGGAGCCCGAGAAGCCTTTTTGGCGATTTCTGAAGCGGGATGTACAGACGCCCTTCGCCGTGGAGCTGGAGGTGCTCGACGGTCACGAGCCCGAGACCCAGCGGCTTCTGGGCCGGGAGGTGCACCAGCGCGACTTCCTTGCCCCCGGGGTGCGGCGCGAGCCGGTGCGCGCCGGCCGGGTGCGCGCCACGCTCTTCCTGCCGCCAG GATCTGGACCTTTCCCAGGGATCATTGACATCTACGGTATTGGAGGAGGCCTGTTGGAATATCGGGCCAGCCTTCTGGCTGGCCATGGCTTTGCCATATTGGCTCTAGCTTATTATAGCTTTGAAGATCTCCCCAAGAAATTCGATACCATAGACCTGGACTACTTTGAAGAAGCCCTGTGCTACATGCTTCAACACACCCAG ATAAAAGGCCCAGGCATTGGCCTTCTGGGCATTTCTTTAGGGGCTGATATTTGTCTCTCCATGGCCTCATTTTTGAAGAATGTATCAGCCacagtgtccatcaatggatctGGATTCAATGGAAACAAAACTATGTACTACAAAGAGAACTGCATTCCACCACTGGGCCATGACCTGAGGCGAGTGAAGGTAGCTTTCTCTGGCCTCGTAGACATTGTGGATATAAGGAATGATATTGTAGGGGGATGTGAGAACCCCTGCATGATTCCAATAGAGAAGGCCCAGGGGCCCATCCTCTTCATTGTTGGTCAGGATGACCATAACTGGAGGAGTGAGTTTTGTGCCCAGATAGCCTCTGAACGGTTACAGGCCCATGGAAAGGAAAAACCCCAGATCATCTCTTATCCTGGGACCGGGCACTACATTGAGCCTCCTTATTTTCCCATGTGCCCAGCTTCTTTGCACAAATTATTGGACAAACCCGTGATGTGGGGTGGGGAGCCCAGGGCCCATTCTACGGCCCAGGTAGATGCGTGGAAGCAAATTCTAACCTTCTTCACCAAACACCTTGGACCTTCCCCCAAATTGTAA
- the LOC102409564 gene encoding LOW QUALITY PROTEIN: acyl-coenzyme A thioesterase 1 (The sequence of the model RefSeq protein was modified relative to this genomic sequence to represent the inferred CDS: substituted 1 base at 1 genomic stop codon) — protein sequence MTVTVMLEPAGRCRWDEPVHITVRGLAPGQPVTLRASLRDEKGALFRAHARYCADAAGLLDLERAPALGGSFAGLEPMGLFWALEPEKPLLRLVKRDVQTPFAMELEVLDGHEPGAQRLLGRAVHERDFLAPGVRREPLRAGRVRATLFLPPEPAPFPGIVDISAAGGGFLEYRASLLAGKGFAVLALAYYNYEDLPKTLXHVHLEYFEEAVNYLLNHPQVKGPGVGLLGISKGGELCLSMASFLKGISAAVIINSSVHNVWGTLHYKGETLPPVGFNQNRIKMTKDGFVDIVEVLNSPLEGPDQKSFIPVERAECPFLFLVGQDDHNWKSEFYANEASKRLQVHGKAKPQVICYPGTGHYIEPPYFPLCLASLHTIVGTPVIWGGEPRAHARAQVDAWQQLQTFFHKHLGGAKGTIPAKL from the exons ATGACAGTGACCGTGATGCTGGAGCCGGCCGGCCGCTGCCGCTGGGACGAGCCAGTGCATATCACCGTGAGGGGCCTGGCGCCGGGGCAGCCGGTCACGCTGCGCGCGTCCCTGCGCGACGAGAAGGGCGCGCTCTTCAGGGCCCACGCGCGTTACTGCGCCGACGCCGCCGGCCTGCTGGACCTGGAGCGCGCGCCCGCGCTGGGCGGCAGCTTCGCGGGGCTCGAGCCCATGGGGCTCTTCTGGGCTCTGGAGCCCGAGAAGCCCTTGCTGCGCCTGGTGAAGCGGGACGTACAGACGCCCTTCGCCATGGAGCTGGAGGTGCTCGACGGCCACGAGCCCGGGGCCCAGCGGCTCCTGGGCCGGGCGGTGCACGAGCGCGACTTCCTGGCGCCCGGGGTGCGGCGCGAGCCGCTGCGCGCGGGCCGGGTGCGCGCCACGCTCTTCCTGCCGCCAG AACCTGCTCCCTTTCCTGGGATTGTGGACATTTCTGCAGCTGGAGGTGGCTTTCTGGAATATCGAGCTAGTCTGCTGGCTGGGAAGGGTTTTGCTGTGTTGGCGCTGGCTTATTATAACTATGAAGACCTCCCCAAAACCCTATGACATGTCCACCTGGAGTACTTTGAAGAAGCTGTGAACTACTTGCTTAATCACCCTCAG GTGAAGGGTCCAGGAGTTGGGCTGCTTGGGATTTCAAAAGGAGGCGAGCTCTGCCTCTCCATGGCTTCCTTCCTGAAGGGCATCTCTGCGGCCGTCATAATCAACAGCTCTGTGCACAATGTCTGGGGAACCTTACACTACAAAGGTGAGACTCTGCCGCCTGTGGGTTTCAACCAAAATCGAATCAAGATGACCAAAGATGGCTTTGTAGACATTGTGGAAGTCCTGAACAGCCCTTTGGAAGGACCTGACCAGAAGAGCTTCATTCCTGTGGAAAGGGCTGAGTGCCCCTTCCTGTTTCTTGTGGGTCAGGATGACCACAACTGGAAGAGTGAATTCTATGCTAACGAGGCCTCTAAACGCTTGCAGGTCCATGGGAAGGCAAAACCCCAGGTCATCTGTTACCCAGGCACGGGGCACTACATTGAGCCTCCTTACTTCCCCCTGTGCCTGGCTTCCCTGCACACCATAGTGGGCACTCCTGTCATctggggaggggagcccagggcTCATGCCAGGGCCCAGGTAGATGCTTGGCAGCAGCTCCAGACTTTCTTCCATAAACACCTGGGTGGGGCAAAGGGGACAATTCCAGCCAAGCTGTGA